From Lolium perenne isolate Kyuss_39 chromosome 5, Kyuss_2.0, whole genome shotgun sequence, a single genomic window includes:
- the LOC127299461 gene encoding uncharacterized protein, translating to MGIDVLPPTYVAHNRHQEFKDVFEVSEELPETVTKERSHHFPKGLPSLKRSAMKLKKLMPSKSPYGDEIFDNDADYRNGLDRLNSLEIDNPLFEKRPHDANYYPSRRHEKDTASSFRKYPVGLANSSLRDIKNSPRGGYRGFNDIVVLEPGSGNSNDPENSFPMPFLSHVNRNSRRDRKKKQAESVVMSKGRVSQHLLDTEDLNAARMKGERYLTSDPNNSLSTRQEASLDQFNMVDMNNSGTSQGYASSDSNSRQNKKSSPNSLHWKIFRKYEEGDVGSKTLAQMFALSDSERVKKNSESRAQIQHNRLDRGKGHSKEGCFIVLPKHAPPSFLHSSLDRRSPSEGSLDSENFPNPSVSYDNGKFHFDSFLPKPRLKQIAGERQALEQRRPASPSLDDSRSHSWRLADNASTSDCINEKVLFTTDEGLIQESAKTSPSVFQLQFSRVQKASSSPLQCGDYESISISNHTVLPKSRKSMEEFEQPSPVSILEPPTDEDGCSSGFFKNDLQDMPNVEKQIDHCRLQDEPEVSMSSDDDNDSSYQSLEAFQVEEDRDFSYLLDILICSGMIVADWQLLCNSWHSPGFPVGPQVFERLERKYNKITSWSKSERKLLFDLANSVLSDVLAPCTNIHPWVDSIRRCQPIWGPEGPVEKVWQMMARQQEDLAIGHPDDKVLDSNWLEVGDDTYMVGKQISMILYGDLLEEVILEFLSPTVVAVR from the exons ATGGGAATTGATGTATTGCCACCTACCTATGTAGCCCATAATCGGCATCAAGAATTCAAGGATGTTTTTGAGGTCTCAGAGGAGCTACCGGAGACTGTCACAAAAGAGAGGTCACATCATTTCCCTAAAGGGCTGCCAAGCTTGAAGCGGAGCGCAATGAAATTGAAAAAACTCATGCCATCAAAGTCTCCCTATGGTGATGAAATATTTGACAATGATGCGGACTACAGAAATGGCTTGGATCGCCTGAACTCACTTGAAATAGACAATCCCTTGTTTGAGAAGCGCCCCCATGATGCGAACTACTACCCAAGCCGTCGGCATGAGAAAGATACTGCATCCAGTTTCAGGAAGTATCCTGTCGGTTTAGCTAATTCATCACTTAGAGATATCAAAAATTCACCGAGAGGGGGTTACAGGGGTTTCAATGACATTGTCGTTTTGGAGCCTGGCTCAGGAAACAGCAATGATCCAGAGAACTCTTTTCCCATGCCTTTCCTCTCTCATGTCAACAGGAATTCCAGGAGAGATAGGAAAAAGAAGCAGGCTGAGTCTGTTGTGATGAGCAAAGGCAGAGTTTCACAACATCTTTTGGACACTGAAGATCTTAATGCTGCTAGAATGAAAGGAGAAAGATACTTGACTAGTGATCCCAACAATTCACTGTCAACGAGACAGGAGGCATCACTTGATCAATTCAACATGGTAGATATGAATAACAGTGGAACATCTCAGGGGTATGCTAGCAGTGACAGTAATTCCAGGCAAAACAAGAAGTCATCACCAAATAGcctgcactggaaaatcttccggAAGTATGAGGAAGGTGATGTTGGTTCAAAAACTCTTGCACAGATGTTTGCTTTATCTGATTCAGAGAGAGTAAAGAAAAATTCAGAATCGCGTGCTCAGATCCAACACAATAGACTTGACCGGGGCAAAGGTCACAGCAAGGAAGGATGCTTTATAGTTTTACCAAAGCATGCACCTCCATCATTTCTTCACAGCTCACTGGACAGGAGATCGCCCTCCGAAGGCTCTCTTGACAGTGAAAATTTCCCAAATCCTTCAGTTAGTTATGACAATGGCAAGTTCCATTTTGATTCTTTTCTGCCTAAACCAAGGCTCAAGCAGATTGCCGGTGAGAGGCAAGCCTTGGAGCAGCGCAGACCTGCTTCTCCTTCTCTTGATGATTCCAGATCCCATTCGTGGCGCCTAGCTGATAACGCTTCAACTTCTGACTGCATAAATGAGAAAGTATTGTTCACGACAGACGAGGGCTTAATCCAAGAGTCTGCTAAAACATCTCCTTCTGTGTTTCAGTTGCAATTCTCTCGGGTACAGAAG GCTTCATCATCGCCTTTGCAGTGTGGTGACTATGAATCCATATCTATTTCTAATCATACTGTTCTGCCAAAGTCTCGTAAAAGCATGGAAGAGTTTGAGCAACCTAGCCCAGTTTCCATCCTTGAGCCCCCAACAGATGAAGATGGTTGTTCTTCTGGATTTTTCAAGAATGATTTGCAAGACATGCCCA ATGTCGAGAAACAAATAGACCATTGTCGACTCCAAGATGAACCTGAGGTCTCCATGTCAAGTGATGATGACAATGATTCTTCTTACCAATCTTTGGAAGCATTTCAGGTTGAGGAGGACAGGGATTTCTCATATCTGCTTGACATACTTATATGCTCTGGTATGATAGTAGCTGACTGGCAGCTCTTGTGCAACTCATGGCACTCACCTGGTTTCCCTGTTGGCCCTCAAGTCTTTGAGAGGCTTGAGAGGAAGTACAACAAGATTACTTCATGGTCAAAGTCAGAAAGAAAACTTTTGTTTGATCTTGCGAATTCTGTTCTTTCCGATGTCCTTGCACCTTGCACCAATATACACCCATGGGTGGATTCTATTAGACGTTGCCAGCCTATCTGGGGCCCTGAAGGGCCTGTTGAGAAGGTTTGGCAGATGATGGCTAGGCAGCAAGAGGATCTGGCCATAGGGCATCCTGATGACAAGGTTTTGGACTCAAACTGGCTGGAAGTTGGTGATGACACATATATGGTCGGAAAGCAGATATCCATGATCTTATATGGTGACCTCTTGGAAGAAGTCATATTGGAATTCCTCTCACCGACGGTCGTTGCAGTTAGATGA